A stretch of DNA from Microthrixaceae bacterium:
GCGGACGCGTCGAGGTGGGTGCCTGAGGCGGTATGGACGTGGGTGTCGCTGACAGCGCCCGGGCGCTCGGCGTGAACTCGACGAGGCCCTGCGCGTCGGATGGATCGACGGGATCAAGCGCAGCTTCGACAAAACGACCTTTGCGCAGCGGTTCACACCACGTCGCCCCGAAATCGAGATCGTTCATCGGGTCACCACGATTCGGGTTGGTCCTCCTGATACGGGTTGCTCGCAGCGTCGCAGCTCCCCGATGCTGGCCTCGAGGTCGTCGAAGGCCACGGTGAAGTGCCTCGGATTCCGGCCGGTGGGCTCCAGGCGGAAGCCAGCGGCTCGCAGCACACCGACCCGCACGAGAGTCGCCACCTCGAACCGAACGAGCGGCGCCTGCTGGGGCGAGTTCGTCGACGGCCACGCCGTGGGCGGCGAACACCGAGAGACCGTATTCGCCGAGATCGAGTGGTACCGCTCGGCGTCCGCACGCAGGGCTACCGGATGGAGCTCCCCGCCTCTGACGACCACGACGTCGTCATCGTCCAAGCGATCGCCGGGTCACATGTGCCGTTGCTTGGTCGTCGCCCACGTCCGGGATCGACGATCTCGGCTCGGTGCCACGTCGGTTCCCCTGGTTCAACCGGCCGCTGAGGAGGATCAGGCCTGCTACAAGCGGTACGAGATTGATGATCACGGCGTACCAGGTCGGAGTGACGACGGAGACGACCAGGCAGAGTCCTGTCCAACGAGGCCGTCCGTCCAGAACCAGCCACGCCGCCAGTAGCGCTGCGCCGACCCCGACAGCCGTCGCACCGAACACCAACAGGCGAGCATCGTCGTTGACGGTGCCGGACCCCGCCGACGCGATCAACAGGCCAACGACGGCCCAAACTGCGCACCCGACAGCGAGGCCACGTTGCCCCATCAGCGCACCCCTGTCGAAGCGGCTGGCACTCCGGGCAAGGGCCTTGGGCTGGTGGCTCCAGCGGCGAGGAGCAGAACTGGAACGGGAAGGAAGAAGAGCCCGATCGAGAAGCCGGTGATGACGCAGAAGACGATGGCGATGTAGGCCACCACGAAGAGCGTCGAACGCGGAGGTCGTCCCATCCGGAATCCGACGATGACTGCCAGTGCCGCGACCGCGACTACTGCTGCCTGAGCTTGCCCGCTCACCTGAAGGAGAGGAGCGGTCTCTCGGGTGGCGGTCACGACGTCTGATCCCGAGGAACTGGTCGTGGACTCCTGGACGATCACCGGCACGAAGAACATGGCCAGCACCGCACCGAAGACCCACAGCAAAGCTGATGCGGCTAGTACGCCGGACAGCCGGTTGGTGCCGGCCGATTCTTGGGCAGGGAACCGGGTCGAACGGATGAGGAAGATCCCCACCACGGCACACAGGAGGGGCACGAGGATCACGTCGCGCCGCCCGCGGCGCTGCCTGACAGGCCTCCCGCGGCCAGCAGGAGGGTCAGGAACTGCGCGGCCACCGCACGGTGGTCAGGTCCGTCGGGATCGACGGCCGCTGCTATCACCACGCCGTTGACCAACGACCGGATCAGCGCCGCCATCGCCTGCGGTTCGACCCAACCCGGAAGCGCCCGGGCCTGCACCTGACGAGCGACGTCCTCGGTCAGGGCCACCCGCACGTCCGACCACAGCGTGGAGAGTCCGGTGGCCACCTGCTGCGAGTGAGGCGATGCCGCCAAGGCTGCCAGGTAGACGGGGACCTGGCTTCGGCTCCGCTCGAACAGTTCGTTCAACAGGCCAACTGCCTGTGTCGCCCGCTCGGCGGCTGGTCGATCGCTCGCCAGCATCGCAAGAACCGGAGCGACCAGCTCCCGTGTCTCACTGACGAGAGCCTCTGCCACCAGCGCATCCTTCGACCCAAAGTGGTACGGGATCGACGCCAGGTTCGCCGAGGCACGGCCAGTGATCTCGCGGGCTGTCGCCCCGCCCATCCCCACGTCTCGGATCGCATCGCGGGTCGCCTGGATCAGCTGGGATCGAGTGTCAGTCGAGGGCATGTCGGTAAGTATACATACGTATGAACACCCGGGGAGGGATTCACCGTTCTTTGTGCAGGATCACAGAGGGCCGGGCCGAGCGCGATGCCCCACCTGCCAGCCAGTGACCTTCGGGCCAGTGACCCGACGTTCGCGTCGCTTGCGGCCCCCCTTGCCCCGGTCCACGGCCTCGGCATCGATGAGCTCCGGGCGGTACGAAGTGGCTAAGCCCGGTCGCACCAGGCCGGGGTCGGCAGCGCAGGTCCGCGCCTACGCCGCCAAGGCCGAGGAGTTCGCCCAGGCCGCGGCCAGCGATCTCGACGCCGGCCGCAACATCGCCGCCACGAGCCTCGCCATCCATGCCGGCATCAACTCCGCCGACGCCGTCTGCGGCGCTCGACTCGGCAAGCGAGCCGCCGGCGAGGACCACGACCAGGTCCTCGCTCTTCTCCGTCAGGCTGGCCCCGACGGCGCCGAGGTCGGAGCGCATCTCCTCGACCTAGGCCACAGTCCCGAGGCCCTGCATCGCTGGGCTACTTGGCTGCGTACGACTACGCCTCCCGCTTCGATCTCTGACCTGCTCGATGCGGCGAGTTCCGTGGCCGAGCGAGCGGCACGGCGATGGATCGTGTTCGTGCCATTCATGGCGCTCGCGAAGCACAAGCAAGAAATGCCTGTCGAGTGGCTCGAGCCTGAGCCCGCAAGCGCGTGGCTCCTCCAGCACGCGCCTGACGCATCCGTGCGCCACAACGGCGGGTTTCTGATCCACATCGACGCACTTGACCCGTGGGCAGCGGTTGAGATCGCGAGCGACCACATCGGAAGCCTCGCTGCACGAGTTTCAGTCGGAATGCCCGGCAGCCCGAAGTTTGAACCGGCTGCCCACGCCGTGGTCGCCGGCTCACGACACCTCGTCCCGCTCGGACGACCTCGACGCCAGGTGGACGTTCACGCCTTGCATCGTCAGAACGTCCTCTTCTCGATCACGGAGCAGGGGCTCGCCGGCCGGCTGCGATCCGCCATCGACCTCGTGGCTCCTCTCGAGACTGGGGCGCCCGGTGCAGCTGTATCCGGTGGTTGGGCGGCGATCGAAGCAGTCCTCGCTCGGCCAGACGCGAACAACGTTGAAGCGGCCACCGACGTGGCGGCGCTAGTGGCTTGCAGTCTCCCGCGAGCCGAACTGACTCCCCTCGCTTACGCGTACGTCGAGGAGCACGACGACCCGCTGGCGGCGGCACTAGCTGCAGCGCCGTCGAACCACGCGAAATGCCGACGACTCGCTAACGCCATCGTGGACGGCGCCCCGGTTCACTACGGCAATTCCTCTGATGCGGCCGCGCTTGAGCGCATCCGCGAGATCCTCGCCGAACCGGGCGCCACGCTTGGCAGAATCAAGGGCTACGTCGACACGGCGCTCCGGCGCCTCTACCGACAACGTAATCTGGTGCTCCACGCAGGCAGGACAGACTCCGTGGCCATGATCTCAACTCTTCGGACTGCCCCACCGCTCGTCGGAGCAGGTCTGGATCGGCTCGTTCATGCCGCTCTGACGTCACCGAATTTCGATGAGCTGCGCCTGGTCGCCCGGGCGCACGCCGAGCTACGCATGGTGGGCAAGCCCGGGGGACCCCACGTAGCGGATCTACTCGGGCCATGACCGGGCCCATGCGGCGACAAGGACCACGCACCCGTTAGAAGATCCGTTAGAAGTCGGGCCTAGAACGAGGAGAGCCGGCCCCTGGGGACCGGCCCTGACCTGTGTTTTCGTTGGTGGCGGGGGCAGGATTTGAACCTGCGACCTTCGGGTTATGAGCGATTCTCAGCCTCTCCTGGCGTCCCGTTCTGAACCGCCCAGTACCTCTGAGATGGGGTTTCGCGCATTCGACGTGCCAGTCCGTACCACTGCGGACCAGCCAATCCCAGGCCGCGGTGTAGAAGCGAGTGTAGAAGTCGGCGGTGGCGGAGTCACGACGATTGAATTGACTGAAGATGTCGAGGATCGAGTCCTCGCTGGACTGTGGAGCCCTGGTGGAGATGGCCACCGTGGCGACCAAGGTGGCCACTCACGAACCGCCCAAGGGGCGATGGGTCGGCGGCGATCCACGGCTAGCACCCCTGCTACGAGAGAAGGTGCTCTGCCCGGATCTGAACGAAGTCAGCGAACAGGTCGGTGACGTCCTCATCCATCACGTCGTAGTACTCGCCTGTGAGCCGCTCCATCCGCTCATCCGTTTCCGGATCGAATCCGTCAAGACAGGCGTTCCGAGCATGTCGGTCGGCGAGGTCGGCGTCTCCGAACAGCAGGTTCGCTTGCGCCACCAACTGGCCCTTTCGCTTGGCACCGATCCTCGCGGCGAACTCCGGGAACCAGGGAGAGAAGTTGCCGGTGGAGTTCGAGAAGAACTGGTGGAGCCCACCGTCGTATATGTCTCCATCGGCGTACTGCAGGAGGAAGCCGGATTCGCAGTCGTCGCGCGGCTTCCGGTCGAGCGCCTCGATCAGGTCCGGTCTCGCGTTGAACAGTCGTCGCAGCCGCAGGTCCGCGCTTCCGATGAACTGCTCACGGGGAAGGCGACCGTTGGCATCGGGCTCCCGCCAGCGGTGCCGCGCGCCGCCATCCAGGCGCTCAACTCCACGGACTTGAAGTCTCACGTGGGGGATTCCGGGGATCTCCTCCGAAACGACGGACCACTCCAGATCCAACCTGACTGTGGGTGATCCGTCTGCGCAACGCAGCTTCACAACGATCCTCTCGGTCGAGTCGGCCACGGCGGCTTCGATGATGCTTCGCAGTTCATCCCGGGATGGGTCACCTACCGATGGCGCCCGACGGATCGCGTCGACTGCGGGCTCCAGATCCTCGCCGCTACATCGGAGCATCCGCGCCGCACCGGCGAGGTCGCCTTCGAGCAGCCCGAGAATGCCAAGGCCAAGGCTCATCCCCAGAGCGCGCTCGATCGCGGTGGTTCGGTCCTCGTTGCCCGCGCTGCTCATCTGGCTCATGTGATTCGGCGCCTGACCTCATCGGCAAAGGCGGGGGCGCCAGCCCGTTCGAGTGTCTCCAGGATCTGGACGAGCGTTCTCGGGGCTCGCCGGTTGGCCGCCGCTTGTTGCGACAGCTCGTCGACCACGACGCTGGGCGCGAGGTCGAGCAGGTCGAGGAGGAACGTGTCCGGGTGGATGACCTCAAGGTCGAACTCCTCGACGCTGTGGTCGGGGAAGTCGTCTGTGTTGAACGTGACTATCGCTCCCGCAGCGGACCGCACTGCGACGGCGAGTACGTGCCGGTCCTTGGGGTCACAGGTCAGCCCATCGATAAGCGGCTGGTACCCGGTGATCTCAGCGTCGGGGAACGCTGTAGCCATCAGTCCGAGCAGCCGCGCCACCGTGCCGGGGCCGATCAGCTCGCTCAGGGTCCGGTGTAGTTCCTCGACGATGTCAGCGGACCAGAGCGCTCGGTACAGGCCGCGTTCGGCCAGGCGGAGAAGCGTGTCTCGAAGGTGGGCCGGATACAGGACACAGGTGTCGAGCACCGCCGAGAACGTCACGGGCCTTCAGCGGGTGCGCTTGGGGGTGGCGGTCAGCTCGTAGAGGTCGGCCTCATCGGCGATCTCGACCATCCGGTTGAGCGCGGCACGCCGCTCGATCGATGCCCGCTCGCGATACGCAAGGACGTCTGCGAGGCGAACGCGACGGTGGCGGCCGGGCTGCTCGAAGGGGATCTCACCGGACTCGAGCAGCTTCACCACCGTGGGACGACTGACCCCGAGCAGGTCGGCCGCCTCCTGGGTGGTCAAACGCTGGTGCACCGGTGCAATCGTCACCGCCTGGCCCTGCGCCATCGCATCGACCACGTCACGCAACACCTCGAACACCTCCGGTGGGAGCACCAAGTGTTCGCCGTTCGGCCCCGACAGCGTGGTGGTCGGCTCCGCGCCGAGTCCGTCGAGCATCGCCGCCAGCGCCTGCAACGGCTCGGCCGGCGGCAGAACGGTTCGTTCGATCGTGGGTGTCGTCATCACACGCGTCCTTTCAACCCACGAGAACCTACGGCCAATTCGAAAGATTCGCAACACCGTTACCGTTAGCGAGTGTTCTACCGGCGGACGACGATCCACGGGATGCTGCTGAACTGCAGGTTTGCGGCTCAGGTTGTTAGCTCGACAGGCAAGCGAACTGGTCTAACGATCGTTCTACCGACTTCCGGACCGTCCGGAGCCGGTAGAACAAGGAGGACCTGTCATGCAAGGACATGTCGCCCGCGAGCGAGACCGCTACTACGCCGTCATCTACGAAGGCCTCGACCCTGTCACGGGCAAGGAGCGCCGCAGCTGGCACCCCGCCGGCACCGACCGGGCAGAAGCCTAAGCGCTAGTGGCGCGCCTCGCCGCCGAACGCGACGGCCGCAACGACGAGGTCCGGTCGCTCACTTTCGGCGCCTACCTCACCCACCACTGGCTTCCCGCCAAGCGACTCGAGCTGCGCGTCAGCACCCATCGCAGCTACGTCCACAAGACCCAGCGCCACATCCTGCCAACGCTTGGGCGAAGGCGGATCCGCCGTCTGCGCCCCGAGGACCTCGAAGGGCTCTACGAGTCGATGCTGCACCCCACCGACGGGACCCGACCGCTCGCGCCCAAGACGGTCTATGAGGTTACCTGATCATCCGCGGAGCTCTCGACCATGCACTGCGCCGCGGGATCGTCAGCTGCAACGTTGCGCTCGCCGCTTCTGCGCCCAAGATGCGGACCATCCCGAGAGTCGAGCAGAAGGCGTGGACCGCCGACGAGCTGCGGGTTTTCCTGCGTGCGGCCGCTGGTCACCGGCTGTTCCCCGCCCTGTGGCTCTCGGCCAACACCGGGGTCCGTCGAAGTGAACTGCTCGGCCTGCGCTGGAGCGACCTCGATGTCGACCACGCCCGTCTCTCGATCAACCGCGGACTCGTGGCCGTCGGCTA
This window harbors:
- a CDS encoding PIN domain-containing protein; this translates as MTFSAVLDTCVLYPAHLRDTLLRLAERGLYRALWSADIVEELHRTLSELIGPGTVARLLGLMATAFPDAEITGYQPLIDGLTCDPKDRHVLAVAVRSAAGAIVTFNTDDFPDHSVEEFDLEVIHPDTFLLDLLDLAPSVVVDELSQQAAANRRAPRTLVQILETLERAGAPAFADEVRRRIT
- a CDS encoding helix-turn-helix domain-containing protein, with product MTTPTIERTVLPPAEPLQALAAMLDGLGAEPTTTLSGPNGEHLVLPPEVFEVLRDVVDAMAQGQAVTIAPVHQRLTTQEAADLLGVSRPTVVKLLESGEIPFEQPGRHRRVRLADVLAYRERASIERRAALNRMVEIADEADLYELTATPKRTR
- a CDS encoding TetR family transcriptional regulator C-terminal domain-containing protein, with amino-acid sequence MPSTDTRSQLIQATRDAIRDVGMGGATAREITGRASANLASIPYHFGSKDALVAEALVSETRELVAPVLAMLASDRPAAERATQAVGLLNELFERSRSQVPVYLAALAASPHSQQVATGLSTLWSDVRVALTEDVARQVQARALPGWVEPQAMAALIRSLVNGVVIAAAVDPDGPDHRAVAAQFLTLLLAAGGLSGSAAGGAT
- a CDS encoding DUF4375 domain-containing protein; protein product: MSSAGNEDRTTAIERALGMSLGLGILGLLEGDLAGAARMLRCSGEDLEPAVDAIRRAPSVGDPSRDELRSIIEAAVADSTERIVVKLRCADGSPTVRLDLEWSVVSEEIPGIPHVRLQVRGVERLDGGARHRWREPDANGRLPREQFIGSADLRLRRLFNARPDLIEALDRKPRDDCESGFLLQYADGDIYDGGLHQFFSNSTGNFSPWFPEFAARIGAKRKGQLVAQANLLFGDADLADRHARNACLDGFDPETDERMERLTGEYYDVMDEDVTDLFADFVQIRAEHLLS